In the genome of Nerophis lumbriciformis linkage group LG32, RoL_Nlum_v2.1, whole genome shotgun sequence, one region contains:
- the LOC133574713 gene encoding uncharacterized protein isoform X1, which produces MSVGEEDLQSWGWTDLSSYWSAVSDSDSESGTMSRHRLRLDEGLLDRSLPLGSASFSVGGSGWRNTRALKSRRSQQLSVSCSESVLVRTPRKPPGHSLHRMASDASLLSSLLDESSIQDTTVVDTFWGLDQDLDPKESAAVAEHSGILANSTLIAADGRHPEHPVQTLTRAPYRDEESSKPASTIYTRNRSRRVRTAGLLGSVWHAGVGAIRRCLAGVFAALLVSYQQAHKRHQVSDVLQLWSASFLFYCRSALISARRLCQGVRSNTTGVNSHGGPDSRHCGVMSAKHQDLHANGPLCELPDAHTHTGAACQEKHQVSSSSSLLRPSSTMWALAAFTVWCLRQLTSLVWTLTRTALSSSDRLRRPAGGTLGGAFRCIRRRWSDCPLLTWLVLSVLVLLFSLCCFSPAGFAVPSVQEWKTSVSDVPVLSSVHGLVSRWSQAAGGAVEEVKASESARLARLERGLASLWERVESGGRRARRRHGEVLAMYSDLKLLGSAHNSKLHLSRLVDQQLSRLKRRLDQDRRQRGQDLDQQQRQASRLDHLEAKMEDVQWRQEASSPPLPAAASVASHDALLAEVGRLEAALEDVRRDVEVLSGCQDGCRRLDQISAHVSAQVREEVRLVLYGNDLPVDSAPSERFVSGADLQASLVSLERSILQNVSRQLDQRRSEASVTRGEVKVMVENALRLFAHDRTGLADYALESAGGSILSTRCSETYKTQAALLSLFGLPLWYFSQSPRVVIQPDVHPGNCWAFKGSTGFLVIRLSMRILPTAFSLDHIPKALAPHRSVSSAPRDFRVYGLQDEREEGGRLLGSYTYQEDGDALQTYSVTASDHFLYATSCPPHS; this is translated from the exons ATCCAGTTACTGGTCAGCAGTGTCGGACTCGGACAGCGAGAGCGGGACCATGTCCAGGCACCGCCTGCGTTTGGATGAAGGCCTGCTGGACCGCAGCCTGCCTCTGGGCAGCGCATCTTTCAGCGTCGGGGGAAGCGGCTGGAGAAACACCAG GGCGCTAAAGTCTCGTCGTTCTCAGCAGCTGTCCGTCTCCTGCTCCGAGTCCGTCCTGGTCCGCACGCCGCGTAAACCCCCCGGACACTCGCTCCACAGAATGGCGTCCGACGCTTCGTTGCTCTCGTCGCTGCTGGACGAGTCGTCCATCCAGGACACCACTGTGGTGGACACCTTCTGGG GTTTGGACCAGGACCTGGACCCGAAAG AGAGCGCCGCCGTGGCGGAGCACAGCGGCATCCTGGCCAACAGCACTCTGATCGCTGCTGACGGCCGCCATCCAGAACATCCGGTCCAGACGCTGACTCGCGCCCCCTACAGAGACGAGGAGTCCTCAAAGCCCGCCTCCACCATCTACACCCGGAACCGAAGCCGTCGGGTCAGAACAG CAGGCCTTCTGGGTTCCGTGTGGCACGCCGGCGTGGGCGCCATCAGGCGGTGCCTCGCCGGCGTCTTTGCAGCGCTGCTGGTGTCGTACCAGCAGGCGCACAAACGCCACCAGGTGTCAG ATGTTCTGCAGCTGTGGTCGGCCTCCTTCCTGTTTTATTGCCGCTCGGCGCTGATCAGCGCCCGGCGCCTGTGCCAGGGCGTGCGGTCGAATACCACGGGGGTCAACAGTCACGGAGGGCCGGACT CTCGCCACTGCGGCGTCATGAGCGCCAAGCATCAGGATCTCCACGCCAACGGACCTCTGTGTGAGTTACcagacgcacacacgcacacgg GTGCGGCCTGTCAGGAGAAGCATCAGGTCAGCTCGTCGTCGTCGTTGCTCCGCCCCTCGTCGACCATGTGGGCGCTCGCTGCGTTCACAG TGTGGTGTTTGCGTCAGCTGACCTCGCTGGTCTGGACCCTGACCAGGACCGCCTTGTCGTCTTCAGACCGCCTCCGACGCCCTGCAG GTGGGACGCTGGGCGGTGCGTTCAGGTGCATCAGGAGAAGATGGAGCGACTGTCCTCTGCTGACTTG GTTGGTCCTCTCGGTGCTTGTCCTCCTCTTCA GCTTGTGTTGCTTCAGTCCGGCGGGTTTTGCGGTCCCGAGTGTCCAGGAGTGGAAGACTTCGGTCTCTGACGTTCCGGTCCTTTCTTCAGTCCACGGCCTGGTTTCCAGGTGGAGCCAAGCAGCAGGTGGCGCTGTGGAG GAAGTGAAGGCGTCGGAGTCCGCGCGCCTCGCTCGTCTGGAGCGTGGCCTGGCGTCCCTGTGGGAGCGCGTGGAGTCTGGCGGGCGGCGAGCGAGGCGAAGGCACGGCGAGGTGCTGGCCATGTACTCTGATCTCAAGCTGCTTGGCTCCGCCCACAACAGCAAACTGCACCTGAGCCGCCTGGTGGACCAGCAGCTGTCTCGGCTGAAGAGGAGACTGGACCAGGACCGACGGCAGAGGGGACAG GACTTGGACCAGCAGCAGCGCCAGGCATCTCGTCTGGATCATCTGGAGGCCAAGATGGAG GACGTCCAGTGGAGGCAGGAAGCGTCATCCCCTCCACTTCCTGCTGCCGCCAG CGTGGCGTCCCATGATGCATTGCTGGCAGAGGTGGGCCGTCTGGAGGCGGCGCTGGAGGACGTCAGGAGGGACGTGGAGGTTCTGTCAGGATGCCAAGACGGCTGCCGCAGACTGGACCAG ATTTCGGCACACGTTTCCGCTCAAGTCCGGGAGGAGGTCCGGCTTGTGCTCTACGGGAATGATCTGCCAGTTGACTCCGCCCCGTCCGAGCGCTTTGTCAGCGGAGCAGACCTGCAGGCGTCCTTGGTCTCGCTGGAGCGCAGCATCCTCCAGAACGTCAGCCGCCAACTGGATCAGCGCCGCAGCGAGGCGTCCGTGACCAGAGGG GAGGTGAAGGTGATGGTGGAGAACGCCCTGCGACTCTTCGCTCACGACCGCACCGGCCTGGCCGACTACGCCCTGGAGTCCGCAG GGGGCAGCATCCTCAGCACTCGCTGCTCTGAGACCTACAAGACCCAGGCGGCTCTGCTCAGCCTGTTTGGTCTTCCTCTGTGGTATTTCTCCCAGTCCCCTCGCGTGGTCATCCAG CCAGACGTCCATCCTGGGAACTGCTGGGCCTTCAAAGGCTCCACGGGCTTCCTAGTGATCAGGTTGTCCATGAGGATCCTCCCCACCGCCTTCTCCCTGGACCACATCCCAAAGGCTCTGGCGCCACACCGCTCTGTGAGCAGCGCACCAAGAGACTTCAGGGTCTAC GGCCTGCAGGACGAGCGTGAAGAAGGAGGCAGGCTGCTGGGCTCCTACACCTACCAGGAGGATGGAGACGCTCTGCAGACGTACTCTGTCACGGcgagtgatcacttcctgtacgCCACTTCCTGCCCTCCTCACTCTTGA
- the LOC133574713 gene encoding uncharacterized protein isoform X2 codes for MSVGEEDLQSWGWTDLSSYWSAVSDSDSESGTMSRHRLRLDEGLLDRSLPLGSASFSVGGSGWRNTRALKSRRSQQLSVSCSESVLVRTPRKPPGHSLHRMASDASLLSSLLDESSIQDTTVVDTFWGLDQDLDPKESAAVAEHSGILANSTLIAADGRHPEHPVQTLTRAPYRDEESSKPASTIYTRNRSRRVRTARHCGVMSAKHQDLHANGPLCELPDAHTHTGAACQEKHQVSSSSSLLRPSSTMWALAAFTVWCLRQLTSLVWTLTRTALSSSDRLRRPAGGTLGGAFRCIRRRWSDCPLLTWLVLSVLVLLFSLCCFSPAGFAVPSVQEWKTSVSDVPVLSSVHGLVSRWSQAAGGAVEEVKASESARLARLERGLASLWERVESGGRRARRRHGEVLAMYSDLKLLGSAHNSKLHLSRLVDQQLSRLKRRLDQDRRQRGQDLDQQQRQASRLDHLEAKMEDVQWRQEASSPPLPAAASVASHDALLAEVGRLEAALEDVRRDVEVLSGCQDGCRRLDQISAHVSAQVREEVRLVLYGNDLPVDSAPSERFVSGADLQASLVSLERSILQNVSRQLDQRRSEASVTRGVRKEEGGGTLLSSSRFSCAVQEVKVMVENALRLFAHDRTGLADYALESAGGSILSTRCSETYKTQAALLSLFGLPLWYFSQSPRVVIQPDVHPGNCWAFKGSTGFLVIRLSMRILPTAFSLDHIPKALAPHRSVSSAPRDFRVYGLQDEREEGGRLLGSYTYQEDGDALQTYSVTASDHFLYATSCPPHS; via the exons ATCCAGTTACTGGTCAGCAGTGTCGGACTCGGACAGCGAGAGCGGGACCATGTCCAGGCACCGCCTGCGTTTGGATGAAGGCCTGCTGGACCGCAGCCTGCCTCTGGGCAGCGCATCTTTCAGCGTCGGGGGAAGCGGCTGGAGAAACACCAG GGCGCTAAAGTCTCGTCGTTCTCAGCAGCTGTCCGTCTCCTGCTCCGAGTCCGTCCTGGTCCGCACGCCGCGTAAACCCCCCGGACACTCGCTCCACAGAATGGCGTCCGACGCTTCGTTGCTCTCGTCGCTGCTGGACGAGTCGTCCATCCAGGACACCACTGTGGTGGACACCTTCTGGG GTTTGGACCAGGACCTGGACCCGAAAG AGAGCGCCGCCGTGGCGGAGCACAGCGGCATCCTGGCCAACAGCACTCTGATCGCTGCTGACGGCCGCCATCCAGAACATCCGGTCCAGACGCTGACTCGCGCCCCCTACAGAGACGAGGAGTCCTCAAAGCCCGCCTCCACCATCTACACCCGGAACCGAAGCCGTCGGGTCAGAACAG CTCGCCACTGCGGCGTCATGAGCGCCAAGCATCAGGATCTCCACGCCAACGGACCTCTGTGTGAGTTACcagacgcacacacgcacacgg GTGCGGCCTGTCAGGAGAAGCATCAGGTCAGCTCGTCGTCGTCGTTGCTCCGCCCCTCGTCGACCATGTGGGCGCTCGCTGCGTTCACAG TGTGGTGTTTGCGTCAGCTGACCTCGCTGGTCTGGACCCTGACCAGGACCGCCTTGTCGTCTTCAGACCGCCTCCGACGCCCTGCAG GTGGGACGCTGGGCGGTGCGTTCAGGTGCATCAGGAGAAGATGGAGCGACTGTCCTCTGCTGACTTG GTTGGTCCTCTCGGTGCTTGTCCTCCTCTTCA GCTTGTGTTGCTTCAGTCCGGCGGGTTTTGCGGTCCCGAGTGTCCAGGAGTGGAAGACTTCGGTCTCTGACGTTCCGGTCCTTTCTTCAGTCCACGGCCTGGTTTCCAGGTGGAGCCAAGCAGCAGGTGGCGCTGTGGAG GAAGTGAAGGCGTCGGAGTCCGCGCGCCTCGCTCGTCTGGAGCGTGGCCTGGCGTCCCTGTGGGAGCGCGTGGAGTCTGGCGGGCGGCGAGCGAGGCGAAGGCACGGCGAGGTGCTGGCCATGTACTCTGATCTCAAGCTGCTTGGCTCCGCCCACAACAGCAAACTGCACCTGAGCCGCCTGGTGGACCAGCAGCTGTCTCGGCTGAAGAGGAGACTGGACCAGGACCGACGGCAGAGGGGACAG GACTTGGACCAGCAGCAGCGCCAGGCATCTCGTCTGGATCATCTGGAGGCCAAGATGGAG GACGTCCAGTGGAGGCAGGAAGCGTCATCCCCTCCACTTCCTGCTGCCGCCAG CGTGGCGTCCCATGATGCATTGCTGGCAGAGGTGGGCCGTCTGGAGGCGGCGCTGGAGGACGTCAGGAGGGACGTGGAGGTTCTGTCAGGATGCCAAGACGGCTGCCGCAGACTGGACCAG ATTTCGGCACACGTTTCCGCTCAAGTCCGGGAGGAGGTCCGGCTTGTGCTCTACGGGAATGATCTGCCAGTTGACTCCGCCCCGTCCGAGCGCTTTGTCAGCGGAGCAGACCTGCAGGCGTCCTTGGTCTCGCTGGAGCGCAGCATCCTCCAGAACGTCAGCCGCCAACTGGATCAGCGCCGCAGCGAGGCGTCCGTGACCAGAGGGGTGAGGAAGGAGGAAGGAGGCGGAACTTTGCTTTCTTCTTCACGCTTCAGTTGTGCTGTGCAGGAGGTGAAGGTGATGGTGGAGAACGCCCTGCGACTCTTCGCTCACGACCGCACCGGCCTGGCCGACTACGCCCTGGAGTCCGCAG GGGGCAGCATCCTCAGCACTCGCTGCTCTGAGACCTACAAGACCCAGGCGGCTCTGCTCAGCCTGTTTGGTCTTCCTCTGTGGTATTTCTCCCAGTCCCCTCGCGTGGTCATCCAG CCAGACGTCCATCCTGGGAACTGCTGGGCCTTCAAAGGCTCCACGGGCTTCCTAGTGATCAGGTTGTCCATGAGGATCCTCCCCACCGCCTTCTCCCTGGACCACATCCCAAAGGCTCTGGCGCCACACCGCTCTGTGAGCAGCGCACCAAGAGACTTCAGGGTCTAC GGCCTGCAGGACGAGCGTGAAGAAGGAGGCAGGCTGCTGGGCTCCTACACCTACCAGGAGGATGGAGACGCTCTGCAGACGTACTCTGTCACGGcgagtgatcacttcctgtacgCCACTTCCTGCCCTCCTCACTCTTGA
- the LOC133574713 gene encoding uncharacterized protein isoform X3 → MSVGEEDLQSWGWTDLSSYWSAVSDSDSESGTMSRHRLRLDEGLLDRSLPLGSASFSVGGSGWRNTRALKSRRSQQLSVSCSESVLVRTPRKPPGHSLHRMASDASLLSSLLDESSIQDTTVVDTFWGLDQDLDPKESAAVAEHSGILANSTLIAADGRHPEHPVQTLTRAPYRDEESSKPASTIYTRNRSRRVRTARHCGVMSAKHQDLHANGPLCAACQEKHQVSSSSSLLRPSSTMWALAAFTVWCLRQLTSLVWTLTRTALSSSDRLRRPAGGTLGGAFRCIRRRWSDCPLLTWLVLSVLVLLFSLCCFSPAGFAVPSVQEWKTSVSDVPVLSSVHGLVSRWSQAAGGAVEEVKASESARLARLERGLASLWERVESGGRRARRRHGEVLAMYSDLKLLGSAHNSKLHLSRLVDQQLSRLKRRLDQDRRQRGQDLDQQQRQASRLDHLEAKMEDVQWRQEASSPPLPAAASVASHDALLAEVGRLEAALEDVRRDVEVLSGCQDGCRRLDQISAHVSAQVREEVRLVLYGNDLPVDSAPSERFVSGADLQASLVSLERSILQNVSRQLDQRRSEASVTRGVRKEEGGGTLLSSSRFSCAVQEVKVMVENALRLFAHDRTGLADYALESAGGSILSTRCSETYKTQAALLSLFGLPLWYFSQSPRVVIQPDVHPGNCWAFKGSTGFLVIRLSMRILPTAFSLDHIPKALAPHRSVSSAPRDFRVYGLQDEREEGGRLLGSYTYQEDGDALQTYSVTASDHFLYATSCPPHS, encoded by the exons ATCCAGTTACTGGTCAGCAGTGTCGGACTCGGACAGCGAGAGCGGGACCATGTCCAGGCACCGCCTGCGTTTGGATGAAGGCCTGCTGGACCGCAGCCTGCCTCTGGGCAGCGCATCTTTCAGCGTCGGGGGAAGCGGCTGGAGAAACACCAG GGCGCTAAAGTCTCGTCGTTCTCAGCAGCTGTCCGTCTCCTGCTCCGAGTCCGTCCTGGTCCGCACGCCGCGTAAACCCCCCGGACACTCGCTCCACAGAATGGCGTCCGACGCTTCGTTGCTCTCGTCGCTGCTGGACGAGTCGTCCATCCAGGACACCACTGTGGTGGACACCTTCTGGG GTTTGGACCAGGACCTGGACCCGAAAG AGAGCGCCGCCGTGGCGGAGCACAGCGGCATCCTGGCCAACAGCACTCTGATCGCTGCTGACGGCCGCCATCCAGAACATCCGGTCCAGACGCTGACTCGCGCCCCCTACAGAGACGAGGAGTCCTCAAAGCCCGCCTCCACCATCTACACCCGGAACCGAAGCCGTCGGGTCAGAACAG CTCGCCACTGCGGCGTCATGAGCGCCAAGCATCAGGATCTCCACGCCAACGGACCTCTGT GTGCGGCCTGTCAGGAGAAGCATCAGGTCAGCTCGTCGTCGTCGTTGCTCCGCCCCTCGTCGACCATGTGGGCGCTCGCTGCGTTCACAG TGTGGTGTTTGCGTCAGCTGACCTCGCTGGTCTGGACCCTGACCAGGACCGCCTTGTCGTCTTCAGACCGCCTCCGACGCCCTGCAG GTGGGACGCTGGGCGGTGCGTTCAGGTGCATCAGGAGAAGATGGAGCGACTGTCCTCTGCTGACTTG GTTGGTCCTCTCGGTGCTTGTCCTCCTCTTCA GCTTGTGTTGCTTCAGTCCGGCGGGTTTTGCGGTCCCGAGTGTCCAGGAGTGGAAGACTTCGGTCTCTGACGTTCCGGTCCTTTCTTCAGTCCACGGCCTGGTTTCCAGGTGGAGCCAAGCAGCAGGTGGCGCTGTGGAG GAAGTGAAGGCGTCGGAGTCCGCGCGCCTCGCTCGTCTGGAGCGTGGCCTGGCGTCCCTGTGGGAGCGCGTGGAGTCTGGCGGGCGGCGAGCGAGGCGAAGGCACGGCGAGGTGCTGGCCATGTACTCTGATCTCAAGCTGCTTGGCTCCGCCCACAACAGCAAACTGCACCTGAGCCGCCTGGTGGACCAGCAGCTGTCTCGGCTGAAGAGGAGACTGGACCAGGACCGACGGCAGAGGGGACAG GACTTGGACCAGCAGCAGCGCCAGGCATCTCGTCTGGATCATCTGGAGGCCAAGATGGAG GACGTCCAGTGGAGGCAGGAAGCGTCATCCCCTCCACTTCCTGCTGCCGCCAG CGTGGCGTCCCATGATGCATTGCTGGCAGAGGTGGGCCGTCTGGAGGCGGCGCTGGAGGACGTCAGGAGGGACGTGGAGGTTCTGTCAGGATGCCAAGACGGCTGCCGCAGACTGGACCAG ATTTCGGCACACGTTTCCGCTCAAGTCCGGGAGGAGGTCCGGCTTGTGCTCTACGGGAATGATCTGCCAGTTGACTCCGCCCCGTCCGAGCGCTTTGTCAGCGGAGCAGACCTGCAGGCGTCCTTGGTCTCGCTGGAGCGCAGCATCCTCCAGAACGTCAGCCGCCAACTGGATCAGCGCCGCAGCGAGGCGTCCGTGACCAGAGGGGTGAGGAAGGAGGAAGGAGGCGGAACTTTGCTTTCTTCTTCACGCTTCAGTTGTGCTGTGCAGGAGGTGAAGGTGATGGTGGAGAACGCCCTGCGACTCTTCGCTCACGACCGCACCGGCCTGGCCGACTACGCCCTGGAGTCCGCAG GGGGCAGCATCCTCAGCACTCGCTGCTCTGAGACCTACAAGACCCAGGCGGCTCTGCTCAGCCTGTTTGGTCTTCCTCTGTGGTATTTCTCCCAGTCCCCTCGCGTGGTCATCCAG CCAGACGTCCATCCTGGGAACTGCTGGGCCTTCAAAGGCTCCACGGGCTTCCTAGTGATCAGGTTGTCCATGAGGATCCTCCCCACCGCCTTCTCCCTGGACCACATCCCAAAGGCTCTGGCGCCACACCGCTCTGTGAGCAGCGCACCAAGAGACTTCAGGGTCTAC GGCCTGCAGGACGAGCGTGAAGAAGGAGGCAGGCTGCTGGGCTCCTACACCTACCAGGAGGATGGAGACGCTCTGCAGACGTACTCTGTCACGGcgagtgatcacttcctgtacgCCACTTCCTGCCCTCCTCACTCTTGA